ATTTGCGTACGCGTAATTGCGGATGTTGATATTTATTTGCGTGATGTTGGTGACGGCCACGTTGTGGGGGCCTCCCCAATAACGGTGACTGTAATACGTCTCGCCGTAGGCAAGCGGGACCCACCCCACATACGCGCCGCTATAGATCCACGATACCCTTCCGGGATTAAAGAAGAAGCCCACATTGAGGAATGGCATGCCCACGCGTACGGCCACCACCGGAGGCGCCCAGTACCAGCGGCCACGCACATAGACCCAGTTGCCGTAGTGGTGGGTGACGTATCCGAACGGCTCTGCCGGTATCCACGTTTGGTCCCCATACCAATCGGTCCAGCGGCCGACGGTAAATGGCGACCATCCGGGGGCCACGACAGGCGTCCAGAACCAGCGGTTTGCACCTTCATAGGGGACACTCTCCCATCGTCCGTTTTCTTCAAAGGTGTATGCGTCATAGCGAAGGCTCGGGGGAAGGTATTCGACTGACGGTCCCCTGACCATGGCCTTGGCCGCCCAGAAATCTTCACGGCCCTTATTCCATCGGTCCCAGTCGGAATCCACACCGCCATCGCCTGAGGACACCTGGTTTTGGTCGGCGAGAATTGACGGCGACCCTGCTGACACGTCGTACTGCGTCTCAGTCGCCGCATGAACGAACGTCACCGTTCCCTTTACCGCAACCACTTCGACCGAGTTCTCGCCTACGTAAAAATCAAAGACCGTACCAGGATAGGCGAGCACGTATCCAAAGGGACTTGTTGCCTTGATGATCGCCTTGTCACCTTTGTTATAAAACCTTGCCACGCCGGCTGCCACATCGATCTCGGTCACGTCTGTGTCTAAGGCAATGAACTCAATCTGGGTACTGCTGCCTGTTCTTATCCAACTCCCGTTGGGCACGATGAACTCCGCCCTGCCCTGATCTGACGCGAAGAACGTATCGCCGGTCCCGAAAGGCACATCTCTTACCACGGCGACCCAGTCTTTTTCTTCGGGGACATAGCGTTGCACATCCCCTTCGATGTGATAAACGCGGCCAACCTCGATGCCCGAGGTTTGCGCAATCGAAAGGTCAGGCGCCGCCAGTACCGCTAAAATGAATAAACAGGCAAGCAATCCTACACACTTCTTCATTTATTCCCTCCTTGGAAAACGACCACCTTTACAACATACTATCAGGTTAAGGGTAAAAACAAAAATGGAAAGTTGTGCTTTCCTTATACTCCAAATCGTCTTATCTCCGATATAAGGGCTGGCGGCGTGATTGTCTTCCATGTCACAAAAACATTGACACAGGAATATCCCATTGGTATAAACATTATAACATCTATTTGTCTGACTTTTTGCCGGCCGCACAGGGCAAAGCACCGTAAACCTGGCTCGCATTTAGGAGGTCGATCATGAAAATCGATATTTTCACCCATGTACAGCTTCCGCGTTACAAGAAAGAACTCTACAAGTACTCCCACAAGTTTCCCACGGAAAAAGCCGTCCAGGACAGAAGGCCCGTGCTCTGGGACAACGAGATGAGGCTCACCAAGCTTGCACCTTACGACGACCTTGTCCAGGTCGTCTCGGCGACTATGCCTCCTGTCGAGGAGGTCGTGGGCGCCTCCGAGGCGGCAGAACTCGCAAGGATATGCAATGACGAGATCGCGGAGATGGTGGCCAAAAACCCTGACAGGTATATAGCCGCCATAGCGAACGTGCCTCTCAACAATACGGACATCGCCGTCAAGGAGGCAAAGCGGGCAATAAAGGAGCTCGGGTTCAAAGGTATCCAAATCCATACGAGGGTGAACGGCCAGCCGCCGAGCACAGACATGATGATACCCCTTTATGAGCTTATGGCGGGCTTCGACCTCCCC
The genomic region above belongs to Syntrophorhabdaceae bacterium and contains:
- a CDS encoding DUF6600 domain-containing protein — encoded protein: MKKCVGLLACLFILAVLAAPDLSIAQTSGIEVGRVYHIEGDVQRYVPEEKDWVAVVRDVPFGTGDTFFASDQGRAEFIVPNGSWIRTGSSTQIEFIALDTDVTEIDVAAGVARFYNKGDKAIIKATSPFGYVLAYPGTVFDFYVGENSVEVVAVKGTVTFVHAATETQYDVSAGSPSILADQNQVSSGDGGVDSDWDRWNKGREDFWAAKAMVRGPSVEYLPPSLRYDAYTFEENGRWESVPYEGANRWFWTPVVAPGWSPFTVGRWTDWYGDQTWIPAEPFGYVTHHYGNWVYVRGRWYWAPPVVAVRVGMPFLNVGFFFNPGRVSWIYSGAYVGWVPLAYGETYYSHRYWGGPHNVAVTNITQININIRNYAYANRAIIVNRDHFYDVNSYRNVRITNVTPGAMSRYHAAPIINNTVIGSYTTNRARYNYTNTATMEKPHNAVVNRIRDNEMTVQRGKKETAPELERQARSMRQGTPARDVRVEEPKITNYMVRPAEVNRPKSEMKFQQIKIKGALNPRPSATIPQVVIPQHVAPAAPGQSKQVVIPQHIAPARPETPNQIMVPEHVAPARPGQIGQVVVPEHAAPAKANQPDRPGQAVVPQYTAPAAPGQSKQVTIPEHVAPAKPPQKDKAQDEAGRLDKPK